DNA sequence from the Sediminibacillus dalangtanensis genome:
TTATTGGTAGTCATCGTTCAAGAAAAACAAAGCAAGTGTTCCAGGACCGGAATGGGCGCCGATCGCCGAACCGACCATTTCAATATGGATATCTTCGGTTTTAAAGCGTTCTCTGATCATTTCGGCCAGCTGCCTGGCATTTTCTATATCATCTCCGTGGCTGATGCCGATTGGCTGGTTTTGAAAATCTTTTCCCCGTTCCTCCATTACATCTACCATTCGTTTCAACACACGTTTGGAACCACGGATTTTTTCCAGTGGTATCAGTTTACCATCTTCAACATGCAAAAGAGGTTTGATTTTTAGCAACGAACCGACAAATGCTGCCGTTTTGCTTACTCGGCCACCGCGATACAAATACTCCAGATCATCTACTGTGAAGATGTGCTCCATGTGATCAGCATGGTATCTGGCAATTTTTTCAATCTTAGTGAGACTTTCTCCTTCATTTGCAAGCTTGGCGGCTCGCAGGACGACCAATCCGTGCCCCAGTGAAGCGCAATGGGTGTCTAGCACTTGGACTTCCCAGTCAGGATAATCCTCCTTGACTTCTTGCATGGCCATT
Encoded proteins:
- a CDS encoding DegV family protein yields the protein MNVKIITDSACDLSQSHYEKYNIDMVSLTVELDNENFEDAKTISAKAVYDAMRAGKAPKTSQVSPQKFREAFENYARQNQPCLYIAFSSELSGTYNAGRMAMQEVKEDYPDWEVQVLDTHCASLGHGLVVLRAAKLANEGESLTKIEKIARYHADHMEHIFTVDDLEYLYRGGRVSKTAAFVGSLLKIKPLLHVEDGKLIPLEKIRGSKRVLKRMVDVMEERGKDFQNQPIGISHGDDIENARQLAEMIRERFKTEDIHIEMVGSAIGAHSGPGTLALFFLNDDYQ